The Lichenihabitans psoromatis genome contains a region encoding:
- a CDS encoding ABC transporter ATP-binding protein, whose protein sequence is MRDTSKPPLVRCRNVGKTFPTETVPFLALDGIDLDIDRREFVVFLGPSGCGKSTLLYLIAGLENITSGSIESGGVAVTGPGTDRGLIFQESSLFPWMTVGENVTFGLKLQGVSLARRKEVAAELLRKVGLSDAGDKRPDQLSGGMRQRAAMARALALRPEVLLLDEPFAALDVQTRSKMQDFLIEVWRDSGASMLFVTHHIDEAVALADRVVVFTARPGRIKSIVPIKMPRPRDPRSPDFRALTDHLTDLLRDEVDRAFAEQERVS, encoded by the coding sequence ATGCGGGACACGAGCAAGCCCCCGTTGGTGCGCTGCCGCAATGTCGGGAAGACGTTCCCGACCGAAACCGTGCCGTTTCTTGCCCTCGACGGCATTGACCTCGACATCGATCGGCGCGAGTTCGTCGTGTTTCTCGGGCCGAGCGGGTGCGGCAAGTCGACGTTGCTTTATCTCATCGCCGGGCTCGAAAACATCACGAGCGGCAGCATCGAAAGCGGCGGCGTTGCCGTCACGGGGCCGGGCACCGATCGCGGCTTGATCTTTCAGGAATCGTCGTTGTTTCCGTGGATGACGGTCGGCGAGAACGTGACCTTTGGCCTGAAGCTGCAGGGCGTGTCTTTAGCGCGCCGCAAGGAAGTGGCGGCCGAGCTGCTCCGCAAGGTCGGGCTGAGCGACGCGGGCGACAAGCGACCCGACCAATTGTCGGGTGGCATGCGCCAGCGCGCCGCCATGGCTCGCGCTCTTGCGTTGCGCCCGGAGGTGCTGCTGCTCGACGAGCCATTCGCGGCGCTCGACGTGCAAACCCGATCCAAGATGCAGGATTTTCTGATCGAGGTCTGGCGCGACAGCGGCGCATCCATGCTGTTCGTCACCCACCACATCGATGAGGCGGTGGCGCTCGCCGACCGTGTGGTGGTGTTCACGGCCCGGCCCGGCCGCATCAAGAGCATCGTGCCGATTAAGATGCCGCGCCCCAGGGATCCACGGAGCCCAGACTTCCGAGCGCTGACAGATCACCTGACCGATCTGCTGCGGGACGAGGTAGATCGCGCCTTTGCGGAGCAGGAGCGGGTTTCGTGA
- a CDS encoding ring-opening amidohydrolase, translating to MDIGVYKVAMNAPSDVSELERLIAAGTIDPRSIVALIGKTEGNGGANDFTRGFATLSYQLLLARHLGCSPEEVGTRIAFVWSGGCEGVLSPHATVFTRKPGNGVGEAEGRLALGIEVTRDILPEEVGTMAQVEEVAAAVRRCLVAAGIEKPADVHYVQVKGPLLTPGSIADADKRGKTLVTRDPNGSKPYARGATALGVALGLGEIAAAELTDAMIATRFDLFSSVASTSAGGELKACEVLLFGNSPKASGGFRIGHAVLADAIDADGVRAALLDAGLDFSCNPSRDDATRIAAVFAKAEASPTGSIRGRRNTMLSDADINYERHARAALGAVIASITGDPAIFVSGGTEHQCAPGAAPIAAIVRV from the coding sequence ATGGATATTGGCGTTTATAAAGTCGCCATGAACGCACCGAGCGACGTGTCGGAGCTCGAGCGGCTCATCGCGGCAGGGACGATCGACCCTCGTTCGATCGTGGCCCTGATCGGCAAGACGGAGGGGAACGGCGGCGCCAACGATTTCACGCGCGGGTTTGCGACGCTGTCGTACCAACTGCTGCTGGCCCGCCATCTCGGCTGCTCGCCCGAGGAGGTCGGAACACGCATCGCGTTTGTATGGTCGGGCGGATGCGAAGGCGTGCTGTCGCCGCACGCCACCGTGTTCACACGGAAACCCGGGAACGGTGTCGGTGAGGCCGAGGGGCGACTGGCACTCGGCATTGAGGTCACGCGCGACATCCTGCCCGAGGAAGTCGGCACCATGGCGCAGGTCGAGGAGGTCGCGGCCGCCGTACGGCGCTGCCTCGTCGCGGCCGGTATCGAAAAGCCAGCCGACGTCCATTACGTCCAGGTCAAAGGACCGTTGCTGACCCCGGGCAGCATTGCCGACGCCGACAAGCGCGGGAAAACGCTCGTGACGCGTGATCCGAACGGCTCGAAGCCCTATGCGCGGGGCGCGACTGCGCTCGGCGTAGCGCTCGGGCTTGGCGAGATCGCAGCCGCAGAGCTGACGGATGCCATGATCGCGACGCGTTTCGATCTCTTCTCGTCGGTCGCGTCGACCTCGGCGGGCGGCGAGCTGAAGGCTTGCGAGGTGCTGCTGTTCGGCAATTCGCCGAAAGCCTCGGGGGGCTTCCGCATCGGGCATGCCGTGCTGGCCGACGCCATCGACGCCGATGGGGTCAGGGCGGCCCTCCTCGATGCGGGGCTCGACTTTTCCTGCAATCCCTCGCGAGACGATGCGACGCGTATCGCCGCCGTCTTTGCCAAGGCGGAGGCGAGCCCGACCGGCTCGATCCGGGGCCGACGCAACACCATGCTGTCGGATGCCGACATCAACTACGAGCGCCATGCCCGCGCGGCGCTTGGCGCCGTCATCGCCAGCATCACGGGCGACCCCGCTATTTTTGTATCCGGCGGCACCGAACATCAATGCGCGCCGGGTGCAGCGCCGATCGCCGCCATTGTGCGGGTCTGA
- a CDS encoding amidase, whose protein sequence is MTDMWQLGVADLATGFRTGRLDPVAVLDVCLERIARIDPLLNSIVTLDAAGARAAAQNSAARWKAGTPLSSLDGIPMTIKDNLLVGGLRATWGSHAYADHVPDHDEIPVERLRRAGVVIVGKTNVPELTLEGYTSNTLFGTTGNPWDPALTPGGSSGGAAASVAAGLVSAAIGTDAGGSIRRPASHTGLVGFKPSIGHVARGDGFLETVADCEVVGTLTRSVTDAMLLDAVLAGPDVRDPRSALVSVPLAADPTRLRILYVPRFDDAPLDPEIEAATDTAAAALTGMGHVVEQGGVFFDRLAVDEAWRVIGRAGVARAFRAAGQRLRLKGGPTIQAMAQEGERLSAADYVDAMEVVMALRRRSADLFTRYDLVLTPSAAALPWPAADAFPPMIDGQPVGPRGHAIYTGWVNLAGNPGLAMPLGFSRSGLPIGGQVVSRFGSDAGLLSFGASFEAAHAPAWAFPPLSLDDTTS, encoded by the coding sequence ATGACGGACATGTGGCAGTTGGGCGTGGCTGATCTTGCGACGGGGTTTCGCACAGGTCGCCTCGATCCCGTCGCGGTGCTCGACGTCTGCCTCGAACGGATCGCCCGGATCGATCCGCTTCTGAACAGCATCGTGACGCTCGACGCGGCCGGGGCGCGAGCCGCAGCGCAGAACAGCGCGGCGCGGTGGAAGGCTGGGACACCTCTTTCCAGCCTCGACGGCATTCCGATGACCATCAAAGACAATCTCTTGGTCGGCGGCCTCCGCGCCACCTGGGGCAGCCACGCCTATGCCGACCATGTGCCCGACCATGACGAGATCCCGGTCGAGCGGCTGCGCCGCGCCGGCGTCGTGATCGTCGGTAAGACCAACGTGCCGGAACTGACGCTCGAGGGTTACACGTCCAACACGCTGTTCGGCACCACGGGCAATCCCTGGGATCCCGCTCTGACGCCGGGCGGATCGAGCGGCGGCGCCGCCGCCAGCGTCGCGGCCGGCTTGGTGTCCGCCGCCATCGGAACCGATGCCGGTGGATCGATCCGCCGGCCCGCCTCGCATACGGGACTCGTCGGGTTCAAGCCGTCGATCGGCCATGTGGCGCGCGGGGACGGGTTCCTGGAGACGGTCGCCGACTGCGAGGTTGTCGGAACGCTGACCCGTTCGGTAACCGATGCAATGCTGCTCGATGCGGTCCTGGCTGGGCCCGATGTGCGCGATCCGCGCTCCGCGCTCGTGTCTGTTCCGCTTGCGGCTGATCCGACGCGGCTTCGGATCCTCTACGTGCCACGCTTCGACGACGCGCCGCTCGACCCCGAGATCGAAGCCGCCACCGATACGGCCGCGGCAGCGTTGACCGGCATGGGGCATGTCGTCGAGCAAGGCGGTGTGTTTTTCGACCGCCTCGCCGTCGACGAGGCTTGGCGCGTGATCGGTCGAGCGGGCGTCGCGCGTGCTTTTCGGGCAGCAGGCCAGCGGCTGCGCCTGAAGGGCGGACCGACGATTCAGGCGATGGCGCAGGAGGGTGAAAGGCTGTCGGCTGCCGATTATGTCGACGCCATGGAGGTCGTCATGGCTCTCCGTCGCCGGAGCGCCGACCTGTTCACGCGCTACGATCTCGTGCTGACGCCGAGTGCTGCGGCGCTGCCCTGGCCGGCGGCCGACGCCTTCCCGCCGATGATCGACGGACAACCGGTCGGCCCGCGCGGTCATGCTATCTACACCGGCTGGGTCAATCTCGCGGGCAACCCCGGACTCGCGATGCCGCTGGGCTTTTCGAGATCCGGCTTGCCGATTGGCGGCCAGGTCGTGAGCCGTTTCGGCAGTGACGCAGGCCTGCTGTCCTTCGGCGCTTCATTCGAGGCCGCTCACGCACCCGCCTGGGCGTTCCCCCCCTTATCGCTGGATGACACGACATCCTAG
- a CDS encoding amidohydrolase family protein, protein MILIKGGRVYDPLGDTDLPGLLDVLVDGDIIVSVTAPDDDQDRKRHVEQLAERGLAEVIDARDRLIVPGFVNAHYHSYDTLVKGLVEDAPFDLWAMHSQPAFFGPRSKAELRLRTLLGAIECLRQGITTVQDMCTLVPQDEETLDIIASAYREVGIRVVFALALRDLAELDIAPFLPDDLSEAVRRSVTGTPRDPLEDLAFVDSQIRRLPSGGLWHWGVAASGPQRSSDRLLEGVASLSDRYDLPVFTHVYETKAQTAKARRVYASQGGSMIRHMAAVGFLGPRTTMAHGVWIAPDEIDLIARSGARIVHNPLSNMKLKSGVAPIAALKAAGIPLSIGCDNCSCGDCQNMFQGMKMFCLLAGVADPNPTGVHAVHAIEAATRGGAQAVGLGNVVGAIAPGLKADLSLIDLSTIAYLPLNSVARQLVFSETGQGVDTVMVGGRIVMRGGRLTTVDEAAFRAELNDAMPAFRRDFEVIRSTAALAAPALLEANRRVAALDVGLNRFLGDLW, encoded by the coding sequence ATGATCCTGATCAAGGGAGGCCGGGTGTATGACCCGCTCGGCGATACCGACCTCCCGGGGCTCCTAGACGTCCTGGTTGATGGCGACATCATCGTGTCGGTGACGGCGCCGGACGACGATCAGGATCGCAAGCGGCACGTCGAGCAACTGGCCGAACGGGGCCTTGCCGAGGTGATCGACGCGCGGGATCGTCTCATCGTCCCAGGCTTCGTCAACGCTCATTACCATTCCTACGACACTCTGGTGAAAGGGCTGGTCGAGGATGCGCCCTTCGACCTCTGGGCGATGCACAGCCAGCCCGCCTTCTTCGGCCCGCGCAGCAAGGCGGAGCTCCGCCTCCGCACCCTGCTGGGCGCCATCGAATGTCTGAGACAGGGCATCACCACCGTGCAGGACATGTGCACGCTGGTGCCGCAGGACGAGGAGACGCTCGACATCATCGCCTCGGCCTACCGCGAGGTGGGCATCCGTGTGGTCTTCGCGCTTGCCTTGCGGGATCTCGCCGAACTCGATATTGCGCCGTTCCTGCCGGATGATCTCAGCGAAGCGGTACGCCGGTCCGTGACCGGCACGCCGCGCGATCCGTTGGAGGATCTGGCCTTCGTGGATAGCCAGATTCGGCGCCTGCCGTCAGGCGGCTTGTGGCACTGGGGTGTCGCGGCATCGGGACCGCAGCGGTCATCGGATCGTCTACTCGAGGGTGTCGCGAGCCTGTCGGACCGCTACGACTTGCCGGTGTTCACGCATGTCTACGAGACCAAAGCGCAGACCGCGAAGGCGCGCCGCGTTTACGCTTCGCAAGGTGGCTCGATGATCCGCCATATGGCGGCAGTGGGCTTTCTCGGCCCGCGAACCACCATGGCGCATGGCGTCTGGATCGCGCCGGACGAGATCGACCTCATCGCCCGCAGTGGCGCGCGGATCGTCCACAATCCACTCAGCAATATGAAGCTGAAAAGCGGCGTCGCACCGATCGCGGCCCTGAAGGCAGCCGGTATTCCCCTCTCGATCGGCTGCGACAATTGCAGCTGCGGCGATTGCCAGAACATGTTTCAGGGCATGAAGATGTTTTGTCTTCTGGCCGGCGTCGCCGATCCCAACCCGACCGGCGTCCATGCGGTGCATGCCATCGAGGCGGCCACGCGGGGCGGCGCTCAGGCGGTGGGACTCGGCAATGTGGTCGGCGCGATCGCGCCGGGCCTGAAGGCGGACCTCAGCCTCATCGACCTGTCGACCATCGCCTATCTGCCGCTCAACAGTGTCGCGCGCCAACTCGTGTTCAGCGAAACCGGGCAGGGGGTCGACACCGTGATGGTCGGCGGCCGGATCGTGATGCGAGGTGGTCGGCTCACCACCGTGGACGAAGCAGCCTTCCGGGCCGAGTTGAACGACGCCATGCCGGCCTTTCGGCGCGATTTCGAGGTCATCCGAAGCACCGCCGCCCTGGCGGCCCCGGCGCTGCTCGAAGCCAACCGTCGGGTTGCGGCTCTCGACGTCGGTCTCAATCGGTTTCTGGGTGATCTTTGGTAG
- a CDS encoding amidase family protein, with product MARLGKRIPDRFDPYIGAQIERGLGLSARDVLAAQGMASAIMHSAARFFHSGIDMVIGPTSPCLAWPHGQLGPDTIAGVAVDDRAHAAFTPFFNHGLCAAISIPVPSERSRLPIGLQIAGPRFSDRQVLALAHVAEAVLATPTAHQRSAS from the coding sequence ATGGCGCGGCTTGGCAAACGGATCCCCGACCGCTTCGATCCCTATATCGGCGCGCAGATCGAGCGGGGCCTCGGCCTCTCGGCGCGAGACGTCCTCGCGGCCCAGGGCATGGCGTCCGCCATCATGCATTCGGCCGCCCGGTTCTTTCACAGTGGAATCGACATGGTGATCGGCCCGACGAGCCCCTGTCTGGCGTGGCCGCACGGGCAACTCGGACCGGACACCATCGCCGGAGTAGCGGTGGATGACCGGGCGCATGCCGCCTTCACGCCGTTCTTCAACCATGGCCTATGCGCCGCCATTTCGATTCCGGTGCCGTCCGAGCGGAGCCGGCTGCCGATCGGGTTGCAGATCGCGGGGCCTCGGTTCTCCGACCGGCAGGTCCTGGCGCTCGCCCATGTCGCCGAAGCCGTGCTCGCCACTCCGACAGCCCATCAAAGGTCCGCGTCATGA
- a CDS encoding energy-coupling factor transporter transmembrane component T family protein: MMRSGVFQFRSGTSFFHRLDPLTKLAWLVGISLLAFGAYIAWVQIVITAVVLFTALVLARLSPVEIWRGTWLFVFACSSFLVIQTLTLPGTHVAFRIAGHPIYAESFDYALASALRIYTIILSSLVFVRTTDPRELAIALVTQMKVPYRIAYAFFIALRIIPTLEDEIKTIRAAQSVRGVARQGGIAGRIREMKRYAMPLLVGSLRKASMMVMSMEARAFGAFPQRTFVDAPQMTWAGMTVCAIMLIAVLGWYLALGLGYVHTMYVLAPA; encoded by the coding sequence ATGATGCGCTCGGGCGTCTTCCAATTCAGGTCTGGAACATCGTTTTTTCACCGGCTCGATCCGCTGACGAAACTGGCCTGGCTCGTCGGCATCTCGCTGCTGGCCTTCGGTGCCTATATCGCCTGGGTCCAGATTGTCATCACGGCGGTGGTGCTCTTCACGGCGCTGGTGCTGGCGCGGTTATCACCGGTCGAGATCTGGCGCGGCACATGGCTCTTCGTCTTTGCCTGTTCGAGTTTTCTGGTCATCCAGACGCTCACGCTGCCGGGAACCCACGTCGCGTTCAGGATCGCCGGGCATCCCATCTATGCCGAAAGCTTCGATTACGCGCTCGCATCCGCGCTGCGGATCTACACCATCATCCTGTCGTCGCTCGTCTTCGTACGAACCACCGACCCGCGCGAACTGGCCATCGCGCTCGTGACGCAGATGAAGGTGCCCTATCGGATCGCCTACGCGTTTTTCATCGCGCTCCGGATCATCCCCACGCTCGAGGACGAGATCAAAACCATCCGGGCCGCACAATCGGTGCGCGGCGTCGCACGACAGGGTGGGATCGCGGGCCGCATCCGCGAGATGAAGCGCTACGCGATGCCGCTGCTGGTCGGCAGCCTGCGCAAAGCCTCGATGATGGTTATGTCGATGGAGGCGCGCGCCTTCGGCGCCTTTCCGCAGCGGACCTTCGTGGACGCGCCCCAGATGACCTGGGCCGGCATGACGGTCTGCGCCATCATGCTGATCGCCGTGCTGGGTTGGTATCTGGCCTTGGGCCTTGGTTACGTTCACACGATGTATGTGCTCGCACCGGCCTAG
- a CDS encoding ABC transporter substrate-binding protein produces the protein MHSTAATMTQPLTLTHGGALSNLPLFLALDAELFAPLGLDVFAAPLDGFGSTAGRLRDGSAAIGTTGFTQVLADATSPDPLVAVAGSGLRGMAVLGRRGATLKSLVGATVGTFADDPMQVLLADVLAHYGLDGRVHVRMMRSLQAAADGLEQGEFQSVTTIEPWISFLRGRGATLLSDGTDVWGPDYPDTILVARRSVVDTAPDQIEAAIKLTTPKYFKTTFDAALDASTKQPGMIDQRRNQEFILGRAQNLKDLRYIKTLPTADIFDWTMLNEVIAENADLYGSLKLKSA, from the coding sequence GTGCATTCAACCGCCGCCACCATGACGCAACCGCTGACCCTCACCCACGGTGGGGCTTTGTCGAATTTGCCATTGTTCCTGGCGCTCGACGCGGAGCTGTTCGCCCCTCTTGGCCTTGACGTCTTTGCTGCTCCGCTCGACGGCTTCGGTTCGACAGCGGGTCGATTGCGAGACGGCAGCGCCGCGATCGGCACGACAGGCTTCACGCAAGTTCTGGCGGATGCCACATCGCCTGATCCCCTCGTTGCTGTCGCCGGCAGCGGTCTCCGTGGTATGGCGGTTCTCGGGCGGCGGGGCGCGACCCTCAAGAGCCTCGTCGGCGCAACCGTCGGCACCTTCGCGGACGATCCCATGCAGGTGCTGCTCGCCGACGTCCTGGCGCACTACGGCCTCGATGGTAGGGTCCACGTGCGGATGATGCGCTCCCTCCAAGCGGCCGCCGACGGGCTGGAGCAGGGTGAGTTCCAGTCCGTCACCACGATCGAGCCTTGGATCAGCTTCCTCCGTGGACGAGGCGCGACACTGCTCAGCGACGGCACTGACGTCTGGGGACCCGACTATCCCGATACCATCCTGGTCGCGCGCCGCAGCGTGGTCGACACGGCTCCGGATCAGATCGAGGCCGCCATCAAGCTGACGACGCCGAAATACTTCAAGACGACCTTCGATGCAGCGCTCGACGCCTCCACCAAGCAGCCGGGCATGATCGACCAGCGCCGGAACCAGGAGTTCATCCTCGGACGCGCCCAGAACCTCAAGGACCTGCGCTACATCAAAACCTTGCCGACAGCCGACATCTTCGATTGGACCATGCTGAACGAGGTGATCGCCGAGAATGCCGATCTCTACGGCAGCCTCAAGCTCAAATCCGCATGA
- a CDS encoding aspartate/glutamate racemase family protein has translation MDILLLNPNTSDGMTVRMLSVAQSHAAPGTTILSRTAPRGVPYISTQAEALVGGAIALEMLAAETASYDAVIMAAFGDPGVGALREMLHVPVVGMAEAAMLTACMLGRRFAIVTFAAALTPWFRECVEHNGLTGRLSAIRCLAESFISINDVQSEKEEALVALTNQVVADTETDVVILAGAPLSGLAERVKHRIPVPVVDGIAAAVKQAEAVASLHLCKASAGSFRRPGGKPSQGLEPGVARWLGGAIVPPPTKDHPETD, from the coding sequence ATGGATATTCTTCTGCTCAACCCCAACACCAGCGATGGCATGACGGTTCGGATGCTGTCCGTGGCTCAGAGCCATGCGGCACCCGGCACCACGATCCTCAGTCGCACGGCGCCACGCGGAGTACCGTATATCTCGACCCAGGCCGAGGCGCTTGTCGGTGGGGCGATTGCGTTGGAGATGCTGGCCGCCGAAACGGCTTCCTACGATGCGGTCATCATGGCAGCCTTTGGGGACCCCGGGGTCGGGGCCTTGCGCGAAATGCTGCACGTTCCCGTGGTCGGCATGGCGGAAGCCGCGATGCTGACGGCCTGCATGCTGGGCCGGCGTTTCGCCATCGTGACCTTCGCGGCCGCCCTGACGCCGTGGTTCCGGGAATGCGTGGAGCATAACGGCCTCACCGGCCGCCTTTCGGCAATCCGGTGCCTCGCCGAAAGCTTCATCTCCATCAACGACGTGCAAAGCGAGAAGGAGGAGGCGCTTGTGGCCTTGACCAACCAAGTCGTCGCCGACACCGAAACCGATGTCGTTATCCTGGCGGGCGCACCGCTGTCGGGCCTCGCCGAACGCGTCAAACACCGCATTCCCGTGCCCGTCGTCGATGGGATCGCGGCGGCGGTGAAGCAGGCCGAGGCTGTGGCGTCGCTTCATCTGTGCAAAGCCAGCGCAGGCAGTTTTAGGCGACCCGGCGGGAAACCCTCGCAGGGGCTCGAGCCAGGCGTGGCCCGCTGGTTGGGTGGCGCGATCGTGCCACCGCCTACCAAAGATCACCCAGAAACCGATTGA
- a CDS encoding ABC transporter permease yields MKSLPLTASAPLAAPLKVTRRLRVAKGATVVGWWLLSICCFAGVWEAAWAIGWADPLLLPPPHIFLRSFADQAQFFVSSDVVGEVSTSGAFQSLLATIMASSLRVIIGLLLGFTFSVGCGLLIRYFKVFGNLALPTITLLAPISPIAWLPVAIFIFGIGNPPAIFMVFISLFFVMTLSTISQIDSVSKTYLNVGAIMGASRRQLFLHVIIPAILPSLFMVLRMNLFGAWMVVLVAEATGVGSGLGQIVMLARNTFNSSLSFFTMTLIGLTGFLFDVALRQIQNRVLFWVPSSAVSRL; encoded by the coding sequence ATGAAGTCGCTTCCCCTTACCGCGAGCGCCCCGCTCGCGGCCCCTCTGAAGGTCACGCGGCGCTTGCGCGTGGCCAAGGGCGCGACCGTCGTAGGCTGGTGGCTGTTGTCCATCTGCTGCTTCGCCGGCGTATGGGAAGCCGCATGGGCGATCGGGTGGGCGGACCCGTTGTTGCTGCCGCCGCCTCACATCTTCCTGCGGAGCTTCGCCGATCAGGCGCAGTTCTTCGTCTCGAGCGATGTGGTCGGTGAAGTTTCGACGTCGGGGGCGTTCCAGTCGCTGTTGGCGACCATCATGGCCAGCAGCCTGCGGGTGATCATCGGCCTGCTGCTCGGCTTCACCTTCAGCGTCGGATGCGGGTTGCTGATCCGCTACTTCAAGGTGTTCGGTAATCTCGCCTTGCCGACCATCACCTTACTGGCGCCGATCTCACCGATCGCCTGGCTGCCGGTCGCGATCTTCATTTTCGGCATCGGTAATCCACCGGCGATCTTCATGGTGTTCATCTCGCTGTTCTTCGTCATGACCTTGTCGACGATCAGCCAGATCGATTCCGTCAGTAAAACCTATCTCAACGTCGGGGCCATCATGGGAGCGAGCCGTCGCCAGTTGTTCCTCCACGTCATCATACCGGCCATTCTTCCATCGCTCTTCATGGTGCTGCGGATGAACCTCTTTGGGGCCTGGATGGTGGTTCTGGTGGCCGAGGCTACGGGTGTCGGGAGTGGCCTTGGGCAGATTGTCATGCTTGCGCGCAACACCTTCAATTCCAGCCTGTCGTTCTTCACGATGACCTTGATCGGCCTGACCGGTTTTCTGTTCGACGTCGCTCTGCGGCAAATTCAGAACCGGGTGCTCTTCTGGGTACCGTCGAGCGCGGTGAGTCGGCTGTGA
- a CDS encoding carbon-nitrogen hydrolase family protein — translation MTLRLAAVQLPGCTDDLAANQRVAIAAVREAAAAGASIVALPELATLPYFCGHKPEPYRAWAEPADGALAAVFSALARELGITLLLPFYEGDPTTEAYHNAVLGFGPDGRSLRDGPVARKLHLPVGDDPPPGFDEPAHFTPGDRLHVVQAEGITLGILVCYDRRFPEAWRALRRKGADLVVVPVAGSGGDDMDFFIGEMRTHARENGLAVLCANKVGDETVAGALVDNFGYSAVIDADGSVLAVRPTTDGPGLVLADLDVVGISTIRRKLRYFEHRRLDLMT, via the coding sequence GTGACGCTCCGGCTGGCGGCCGTTCAACTGCCGGGCTGCACCGACGATCTTGCCGCGAACCAGCGTGTGGCCATCGCGGCGGTTCGTGAGGCCGCTGCCGCGGGTGCCAGCATCGTGGCGCTCCCCGAATTGGCGACGCTGCCCTATTTCTGTGGCCACAAGCCCGAGCCCTATCGGGCGTGGGCGGAGCCGGCGGATGGCGCTTTGGCAGCCGTCTTCTCTGCGCTTGCAAGAGAGCTCGGCATCACCCTCCTGCTGCCGTTTTACGAAGGAGATCCGACAACGGAAGCCTATCACAATGCGGTGCTCGGTTTCGGGCCGGACGGGCGTTCCCTGCGGGATGGTCCGGTTGCTCGCAAGCTGCATCTTCCGGTCGGCGACGACCCGCCGCCTGGTTTCGACGAACCGGCCCATTTCACGCCCGGCGACCGTCTGCATGTGGTTCAGGCGGAAGGCATCACCCTTGGAATTCTCGTCTGCTACGACCGGCGCTTTCCCGAAGCGTGGCGAGCTCTCCGCCGCAAGGGCGCCGATCTCGTTGTCGTGCCGGTCGCCGGCAGCGGCGGGGACGACATGGACTTCTTCATCGGCGAAATGCGGACCCATGCACGGGAGAACGGACTCGCGGTGCTCTGCGCCAATAAGGTCGGTGACGAGACGGTCGCCGGCGCCCTGGTGGATAATTTCGGCTATTCGGCCGTGATCGACGCAGATGGCAGCGTGCTGGCCGTGCGTCCCACCACGGACGGTCCTGGCCTCGTCCTCGCCGATCTCGACGTCGTCGGGATCTCGACGATACGCCGGAAACTCCGGTATTTCGAGCACCGCCGGTTGGATCTCATGACGTGA
- a CDS encoding GntR family transcriptional regulator, translated as MISAASSLGDRPAAAAKRDIFASIREAIVSRKLAPGMKLTEDVIADTFGCGRGPVRWALDRLQDEGLVTLVPNRGAFVAEPPLDEAKHLFGARRLLEGGIVRCLCGATSPNDLKPLIECVDAEDQAHAIGDEREALRLSGDFHLRMAAMTGNPIVETMLRELVSRTILAISTHQRADTSGCRNDEHRRLLALMAAGDIEGAVQEMEQHLVALEQGLDMTKPNTSAPKLRDVLRGSLAKIKAAPLG; from the coding sequence ATGATATCGGCGGCAAGTAGCCTCGGCGACCGGCCTGCGGCGGCAGCCAAACGCGATATTTTCGCATCCATTCGAGAAGCCATCGTGTCTCGGAAACTGGCGCCCGGCATGAAGCTCACGGAAGACGTGATCGCAGACACGTTCGGCTGCGGACGCGGCCCTGTTCGCTGGGCGCTGGATCGACTGCAGGACGAGGGATTGGTGACGCTCGTTCCGAACCGGGGCGCCTTTGTGGCGGAACCGCCGCTCGATGAAGCCAAACACCTGTTCGGCGCCCGCCGCCTTCTCGAAGGCGGGATCGTGCGATGTCTCTGCGGGGCAACAAGTCCCAACGATCTCAAACCATTAATCGAATGCGTCGATGCGGAAGATCAAGCCCATGCGATTGGCGACGAGAGAGAGGCCCTTCGTCTTTCCGGCGACTTCCATCTTCGCATGGCCGCTATGACCGGCAATCCGATCGTCGAGACCATGCTGCGGGAACTCGTCTCCCGCACCATCCTGGCGATCAGCACCCACCAGCGGGCCGATACCTCGGGGTGCCGCAACGACGAACACAGGCGCCTGCTCGCGTTGATGGCCGCCGGCGATATCGAAGGTGCGGTGCAAGAGATGGAACAGCATCTCGTCGCTCTCGAACAGGGCTTGGACATGACCAAGCCCAACACCAGCGCCCCGAAACTCCGGGACGTTCTGCGGGGCAGTCTGGCAAAGATCAAAGCCGCGCCCCTTGGCTGA